The following coding sequences are from one Capsicum annuum cultivar UCD-10X-F1 chromosome 3, UCD10Xv1.1, whole genome shotgun sequence window:
- the LOC107857850 gene encoding uncharacterized protein LOC107857850: protein MAWRAKKKAIAILTGGTADEYRKMPRYIYMLNQWIPKMTIHGLDFFINLEKHLENGTTKSKDRLSDLYYSMAKTYTKEDFDYIMSKVGKVDPRIKEYLKESGYEKWSRCHAPINRGRMMTSNIAECINGCLVEARVLLILSFLEEVRLLFATWNYKNSEIASYTNTMLGRRFQEILTDNGVKSLRMTVKATGSYLYCVYESGRRYIIDIERGTCSCCRYQIDEIPCAHAIALLKSINIDVKEYGRCCSELYRPNTIVKTYELPIIPMPDMKDWIVPDFVDADEVLPPKYRRPHGRPKKGRI from the exons ATGGCTTGGCGGGCAAAAAAAAAGGCAATTGCGATTCTTACAGGTGGAACAGCTGATGAATatcgaaaaatgccccgttatatCTATATGTTGAACCAG TGGATTCCGAAAATGACAATTCATGGActtgattttttcatcaatttagagAAGCATTTGGAGAACGGGACAAC aaaaagcaaAGACAGACTTAGTGACCTTTATTATTCCATGGCTAAAACGTATACAAAAGAAGATTTTGATTACATTATGTCAAAGGTTGGAAAGGTTGATCCAAGGATTAAGGAATATTTGAAAGAATCTGGCTATGAGAAATGGTCTCGATGTCACGCCCCTATTAATAGAGGTAGAATGATGACCTCTAATATAGCTGAATGTATTAACGGTTGTTTGGTAGAGGCTAGAGTACTTCTTATTTTAAGTTTCCTTGAAGAAGTGAGACTTCTATTTGCTACATGGAATTATAAGAATAGTGAAATTGCATCTTATACAAACACAATGCTTGGAAGAAGATTTCAAGAAATACTAACTGATAATGGGGTTAAATCATTGCGGATGACG GTTAAGGCAACTGGTAGTTATCTGTACTGTGTGTATGAATCAGGAAGGAGGTACATTATTGATATTGAGCGTGGCACGTGTAGCTGTTGTCggtatcaaattgatgaaattccaTGTGCACACGCAATTGCCCTTTTGAAGAGTATAAATATAGATGTAAAAGAGTATGGGCGTTGCTGTTCAGAACTGTACCGTCCAAACACCATTGTCAAGACGTATGAACTCCCCATAATTCCTATGCCAGACATGAAAGATTGGATTGTACCTGATTTTGTTGATGCAGATGAAGTCTTGCCACCCAAATACAGAAGACCTCATGGGAGGCCAAAAAAAGGAAGAATTTGA